The genome window GATAAACCCGCCTCCTCATCCACTAGCCAACAGAAGAGCCGCTGATCCCTATGGCAACACTAATCGCTGAAAATCTGGCAAAAGCCTATAAAGGCCGCCGCGTGGTGGAAGATGTCAGCCTGCAGGTTAAATCAGGCGAGATCGTTGGCCTGCTCGGTCCAAACGGGGCCGGCAAAACCACAACGTTTTATATGGTCGTTGGTATTGTGCCGCGTGATGCAGGCCGCATCGTTATTGATGATGAAGATATCAGTATTCTGCCGCTGCACGCTCGCGCCCGACGCGGGATTGGCTATCTGCCACAGGAAGCCTCTATTTTCCGTCGTCTGAGCGTTTATGACAACCTGATGGCGGTGCTGCAGATACGGGAAGATCTCACCACCGAGCAGCGTGAAGATCGCGCCAAAGAGCTGATGGAAGAGTTCCATATTGCGCATCTGCGCGATAGCCTCGGCCAGGCGCTGTCAGGCGGCGAGCGCCGTCGTGTTGAAATTGCCCGAGCGCTGGCGGCAAATCCCAAATTTATTCTGCTGGATGAGCCTTTTGCCGGCGTCGATCCCATATCTGTGATTGATATTAAAAAAATCATTGAGCATCTGCGCGACAGCGGGCTTGGCGTCCTGATCACGGACCACAACGTCCGTGAAACGCTGGCCGTCTGCGAACGCGCTTATATCGTTAGCCAGGGCCATTTAATCGCGCACGGAACGCCGGAAGCTATCCTGGCCGATGAGCAAGTAAAACGTGTCTATTTGGGTGAAGAGTTCAGACTCTGATATGGTGTCAGTTATGACGGTGTTTTATCAGGAATCTTTATTCTGAATATGAAGCAAGGTTTGCAACTCAGACTCAGTCAACAGCTTGCAATGACTCCGCAGCTACAGCAGGCAATCCGTTTGCTGCAGC of Pantoea alhagi contains these proteins:
- the lptB gene encoding LPS export ABC transporter ATP-binding protein; translated protein: MATLIAENLAKAYKGRRVVEDVSLQVKSGEIVGLLGPNGAGKTTTFYMVVGIVPRDAGRIVIDDEDISILPLHARARRGIGYLPQEASIFRRLSVYDNLMAVLQIREDLTTEQREDRAKELMEEFHIAHLRDSLGQALSGGERRRVEIARALAANPKFILLDEPFAGVDPISVIDIKKIIEHLRDSGLGVLITDHNVRETLAVCERAYIVSQGHLIAHGTPEAILADEQVKRVYLGEEFRL